The following proteins are co-located in the Robbsia betulipollinis genome:
- a CDS encoding CysB family HTH-type transcriptional regulator — MNFQQLRFVREAVRQNLNLTEVANVLQTSQSGVSKQIKDLESELGIQLFIRRGKRITGLTDAGSGVMDLVERVLCEKENLCRAADHYACENEGRLILATTHTQARYALPDVIQQFCRAFPLVSLALRQGSPAQVAAMVANGVADIGIATEALDRHPGLTTFSAYSWQHAVVVPQEHPLTRVPRPSLADIARHRIVTYDAEISGRAQIDAAFADAGVVPSIALTATDADVIKTYVKIGLGVGIVSAMAIEPTAAGELVVLDTPGMFAASTTRIGVRNGAYLRAYGYRMIEMFAPHLTRDVVDAGMDSGWSDRDTAWPADAAE, encoded by the coding sequence GTGAATTTCCAGCAATTGCGTTTCGTGCGCGAAGCGGTCCGGCAGAACCTGAACCTGACCGAGGTCGCGAATGTGCTCCAGACCTCGCAGTCCGGCGTCAGCAAGCAGATCAAGGACCTGGAGAGCGAGCTGGGCATCCAGCTTTTCATCCGGCGGGGCAAGCGCATCACCGGCCTCACCGACGCCGGCTCCGGCGTCATGGATTTGGTCGAACGCGTATTGTGCGAAAAAGAGAACCTGTGCCGCGCCGCCGACCATTACGCGTGCGAGAACGAAGGCCGCCTGATCCTCGCCACCACCCACACGCAGGCGCGCTACGCGCTGCCGGACGTCATCCAGCAATTCTGCCGGGCCTTTCCGCTGGTGAGCCTGGCGCTGCGTCAGGGCAGCCCCGCCCAGGTGGCGGCGATGGTCGCGAACGGCGTGGCCGATATCGGCATCGCCACCGAAGCCCTGGACCGGCACCCCGGCCTCACCACCTTCTCCGCGTATTCGTGGCAACACGCCGTGGTGGTGCCGCAGGAGCATCCGCTCACGCGGGTGCCCCGCCCCTCGCTGGCCGACATCGCCCGGCACCGTATCGTCACCTACGACGCCGAAATTTCGGGGCGTGCGCAAATCGACGCGGCGTTCGCCGACGCGGGCGTCGTGCCGTCGATCGCGCTGACCGCCACCGACGCGGACGTGATCAAGACGTATGTGAAAATCGGGCTGGGCGTCGGCATCGTGTCGGCCATGGCGATCGAACCGACGGCCGCGGGCGAGCTGGTGGTGCTCGATACGCCGGGCATGTTCGCCGCCAGCACGACGCGGATCGGCGTGCGCAACGGCGCCTATCTGCGTGCCTACGGTTACCGGATGATCGAGATGTTCGCGCCGCACCTGACGCGCGACGTGGTGGATGCGGGAATGGATTCGGGCTGGAGCGATAGGGATACGGCCTGGCCGGCTGACGCCGCGGAGTAG
- a CDS encoding YeiH family protein: protein MALLPGLGLSIAVTLTALAAEALQRHLLGRAWLESLVLAILIGTVLRSTVSPGARYTPGIDFSAKVLLEVAVMLLGAAISARALLAEGAPLLLAIVAVVALAIVASFWIGRAIGLSRSLALLVACGNSICGNSAIAAVAPVIDAQGEDVAASIAFTAVLGVIVVLLLPRLAAATGMSHTQFGIFAGLTVYAVPQVLAATAPVSLASVQMGTLVKLVRVLMLGPVLLAVSFLYNRGSARARGRVDAGPKDDNAVSRNPAPARRPGVTQLLPWFIVGFLGLAVLRSLGAIPALVGAPVHAMSNMLTVVAMAGLGLGVDVRSVASAGGRVILAAILSLVILGLLSAGAIHWLGVA from the coding sequence GTGGCACTGCTGCCCGGGCTCGGCCTGAGCATCGCGGTGACACTGACCGCGCTGGCGGCGGAAGCGCTCCAGCGTCACCTGCTGGGCCGTGCGTGGCTGGAAAGCCTGGTGCTGGCGATCCTGATCGGCACGGTGCTTCGCAGCACCGTGTCGCCTGGCGCGCGCTATACGCCCGGCATCGACTTCAGCGCGAAAGTCCTCCTCGAAGTCGCGGTCATGCTGCTCGGCGCCGCGATCAGTGCCCGCGCGCTGCTCGCCGAGGGCGCGCCGCTGCTGCTCGCCATCGTCGCCGTGGTGGCGCTGGCGATCGTCGCGAGTTTCTGGATCGGCCGCGCGATCGGGCTGTCCCGCTCGCTGGCGCTGCTGGTCGCCTGCGGCAATTCGATCTGCGGCAACTCCGCCATCGCGGCGGTCGCGCCGGTGATCGATGCACAGGGCGAGGACGTGGCTGCTTCGATCGCTTTCACGGCCGTACTCGGCGTCATCGTCGTGCTGCTGCTGCCCCGCCTCGCGGCCGCGACGGGGATGTCGCACACTCAGTTCGGGATTTTTGCCGGACTGACCGTCTACGCGGTGCCCCAGGTGCTCGCGGCGACGGCGCCGGTGTCCCTGGCCAGCGTGCAGATGGGTACCCTCGTCAAGCTGGTCCGGGTGCTGATGCTCGGTCCGGTGCTGCTGGCGGTCTCTTTTCTGTACAACCGGGGAAGCGCTCGCGCGAGAGGACGCGTCGATGCCGGCCCGAAGGACGACAACGCGGTATCGCGGAATCCGGCGCCGGCGCGGCGCCCGGGCGTGACGCAACTCCTGCCCTGGTTCATCGTCGGTTTCCTCGGCCTGGCGGTATTGCGTTCGCTCGGCGCGATACCGGCGCTCGTCGGCGCGCCGGTGCACGCGATGTCGAACATGCTGACCGTCGTCGCGATGGCGGGATTGGGGCTGGGCGTCGATGTCCGGTCCGTGGCGAGCGCCGGAGGGCGCGTTATCCTGGCGGCCATCCTGTCGCTGGTGATTCTGGGGCTGCTGAGCGCCGGGGCGATCCACTGGCTCGGCGTTGCCTGA
- a CDS encoding cytochrome ubiquinol oxidase subunit II, giving the protein MRERVISLPKKPCLLRSFASIGSTFRFIAVFPAFFLFSACTSGRHLSFLDPQGPIASIQRTHFIEMLALLSVLVAIPIFILLPWFAWRYRYDAKSSRYTPEWSFSRSLEIVAWSGPAVIVALLAVLVWRSTHALDPYKPIASAAPPLRIQVIGYDWKWLFIYPDLGIASIGILPLPVDRPVAMDITSATVMQSLFIPALGGQIYAMGGMVSQLHLLADKPGRFMGENTMYSGNGFHQQNFTAVAMTATAFSDWVKHVQSNERPLDAAALSRISERSTRAQLVAALGVPATGNDGIAFNHVSPTLFTGVVNATMKGTGSASPALDQTTASERFSGGASLTPPSQGSHP; this is encoded by the coding sequence ATGCGCGAGCGTGTGATCAGTCTTCCGAAAAAGCCGTGTCTTCTCCGCAGCTTTGCAAGCATCGGAAGCACCTTTCGCTTCATAGCCGTCTTCCCCGCTTTTTTTCTGTTCAGCGCCTGCACCAGTGGCCGGCACCTGAGCTTTCTGGACCCGCAGGGTCCCATCGCATCGATCCAGCGCACCCATTTCATCGAAATGCTCGCGCTACTGAGCGTTTTGGTCGCAATCCCGATCTTCATTCTTCTGCCCTGGTTCGCCTGGCGTTATCGCTACGATGCAAAGTCCTCGCGCTACACGCCCGAATGGTCGTTCAGTCGATCCCTGGAAATCGTCGCCTGGAGTGGCCCCGCCGTCATCGTGGCGCTGCTCGCCGTGCTCGTATGGCGCAGTACCCACGCGCTCGACCCTTACAAACCCATTGCATCGGCCGCGCCGCCGCTGCGCATTCAGGTCATCGGCTACGACTGGAAATGGCTTTTCATCTATCCGGACCTGGGCATCGCCAGCATCGGCATTTTGCCTCTGCCGGTGGATCGTCCCGTGGCAATGGACATCACCTCGGCAACGGTGATGCAGTCGCTTTTCATTCCCGCGCTGGGCGGGCAAATCTATGCCATGGGCGGCATGGTGTCCCAACTGCATCTTCTGGCGGACAAACCTGGACGGTTCATGGGCGAGAACACCATGTATAGCGGCAACGGATTCCACCAGCAGAACTTCACGGCCGTCGCCATGACCGCGACTGCGTTCAGCGACTGGGTGAAACACGTGCAGTCGAACGAAAGACCGCTGGACGCAGCGGCGCTGAGTCGGATATCGGAACGTTCCACACGCGCACAACTCGTCGCCGCCCTGGGAGTTCCTGCGACCGGCAACGATGGCATTGCTTTCAACCATGTCAGTCCCACACTGTTCACCGGCGTGGTGAACGCGACGATGAAAGGCACCGGATCGGCTTCCCCGGCCCTGGATCAGACGACCGCATCGGAACGCTTCTCCGGCGGCGCATCGCTCACGCCGCCTTCGCAGGGATCCCATCCATGA
- a CDS encoding DUF1028 domain-containing protein: MTFSLAARCAETGQFGIAISSSSMAVGARCPWLRAGVGAVASQNITLPALGPATLDLLGQETRPDEALDIVLAGQHHGEFRQLTAIDNLGRTAHFSGAKTLGIHHAVSGQQCVAAGNMLARPGVVEAMVNAFENAPGHLADRLLVGLGAGLAEGGEMGPVHSAALTVVGEFTWPIVDLRVDWADDDPIGALARLWQAYRGQMQDYIDRAIDPSRAPGYAVPGDDR, from the coding sequence ATGACTTTTTCCTTGGCGGCACGTTGTGCCGAAACCGGCCAGTTCGGCATCGCCATCAGTTCGTCGAGCATGGCCGTGGGCGCACGCTGCCCCTGGCTGCGCGCGGGCGTGGGCGCGGTGGCGTCGCAGAACATCACCTTGCCCGCGCTGGGCCCCGCGACACTCGATCTGCTGGGGCAGGAAACAAGGCCGGACGAGGCGTTGGACATCGTGCTCGCCGGGCAGCATCACGGCGAATTTCGTCAACTCACCGCGATCGACAACCTGGGTCGGACCGCGCATTTCAGCGGCGCGAAAACGCTCGGCATCCACCATGCCGTCAGTGGTCAGCAATGCGTGGCGGCAGGCAATATGCTCGCCCGTCCGGGCGTGGTCGAAGCGATGGTGAACGCCTTCGAAAACGCCCCCGGGCATTTGGCTGACCGGCTGCTCGTCGGCCTGGGCGCGGGTCTGGCCGAAGGGGGCGAAATGGGACCCGTGCACTCGGCCGCGTTGACCGTGGTCGGCGAATTCACCTGGCCCATCGTCGATTTGCGGGTGGACTGGGCCGACGACGATCCGATCGGCGCGCTCGCCCGGCTCTGGCAGGCCTATCGCGGCCAGATGCAGGACTACATCGACCGTGCGATCGACCCGTCGCGGGCGCCGGGCTATGCGGTGCCGGGGGACGATCGCTAA
- a CDS encoding cbb3-type cytochrome c oxidase subunit I, with amino-acid sequence MSARDLFANPLGRLDLPALPFWQMLQDPSPTHVINGIIATGAASMVVIGAIVTFALITYYRKWGILWSDWLTSPDHKKIGIMYIALAFVMLIRALIEALLMRTQQAFGLGGGFLSPDHFAQLFSTHGTIMIFFMAMPFLTGMINYVMPLQIGARDVAFPVLNSVSLGLTAAGAALVMISLCIGTFSTGGWFGYPPYTEATFSPGVGPDYWIWSLTLASLGSTFSGINFAVTIYKERAPGMSFMRMPLFTWTAVCTSILMIFAMPPLTVATAQLALDRYLGFHYFTNELGGNMMHFANLFWLFGHPEVYILILPAFGVYSEVVSTFSGKALFGYRALVTATMAIAVLSFTVWVHHFFTMGQGADINAVFGIASMLIGIPTGVKIYDWMLTMFRGRIRFTPPMIYSIGFMLLFVLGGMSGILLADPGIDYQVHNSVFLVAHFHNVAVPGVLFGMLAGYHYWFPKAFGFRLNERWGRISALCWIVGFMLAFFPLYALGLMGLPRRTVAYSEPAYVPLEWVALLGACIVVVALVALVVQLWVSITHRDANRVFVGDPWDGRTLEWSVSAPPPEYNFAKIPEVGERDAFTVAKAAGRAYQRHATYEDIEVPRNSALGPVVGAIGFVLAFGLVWHIWWLTILSTAAALATMILRGFARDTTRLVGAREVQEAHDRWIDAALATAAISRAVEGTPANQGLAQHPVHGTAP; translated from the coding sequence ATGAGCGCCCGCGACCTCTTCGCCAATCCCCTCGGACGCCTGGACCTGCCGGCGCTGCCCTTCTGGCAAATGCTGCAGGACCCCAGCCCTACCCATGTCATCAACGGCATCATCGCCACCGGCGCGGCATCGATGGTGGTGATCGGCGCGATCGTCACTTTTGCGCTGATCACCTACTATCGCAAATGGGGCATCCTGTGGTCGGACTGGCTGACCAGCCCCGACCACAAGAAAATCGGCATCATGTACATCGCGCTTGCCTTCGTGATGCTCATACGGGCGCTGATTGAAGCGCTCCTCATGCGTACCCAGCAGGCCTTCGGACTGGGCGGAGGGTTTCTTTCGCCGGATCACTTCGCGCAACTGTTCAGCACGCATGGCACCATCATGATCTTCTTCATGGCGATGCCGTTTCTCACGGGCATGATCAACTACGTCATGCCGCTGCAGATCGGCGCGCGCGACGTGGCGTTTCCGGTACTGAACTCGGTGAGCCTGGGACTGACGGCAGCCGGCGCGGCCCTGGTGATGATCTCCCTTTGCATCGGCACGTTTTCGACCGGCGGATGGTTCGGATATCCCCCGTACACGGAGGCGACCTTCAGCCCCGGCGTGGGACCCGACTACTGGATCTGGTCGCTGACGCTCGCGTCGCTGGGCTCCACCTTCTCGGGTATCAATTTCGCGGTCACGATCTACAAGGAACGTGCGCCCGGCATGTCCTTCATGCGGATGCCGCTTTTCACGTGGACCGCGGTATGCACCAGCATCCTCATGATTTTCGCGATGCCGCCCCTCACGGTCGCCACGGCCCAGCTCGCGCTGGATCGTTATCTCGGTTTTCATTATTTCACCAACGAACTGGGCGGCAACATGATGCACTTCGCCAACCTGTTCTGGCTGTTCGGGCATCCGGAGGTCTATATCCTGATCCTCCCGGCTTTCGGGGTCTACTCGGAAGTGGTGTCGACGTTCTCCGGCAAGGCGCTGTTCGGCTATCGCGCGCTGGTCACCGCCACGATGGCCATCGCCGTGCTGTCGTTTACCGTGTGGGTGCATCACTTTTTCACGATGGGACAAGGCGCCGACATCAACGCCGTGTTCGGCATCGCCTCGATGCTCATCGGCATCCCCACGGGCGTCAAGATATACGACTGGATGCTGACGATGTTTCGCGGCCGCATCCGTTTCACGCCGCCGATGATCTACTCGATCGGTTTCATGCTGCTGTTCGTGCTCGGTGGCATGAGCGGCATTCTGCTCGCCGACCCCGGCATCGACTATCAAGTGCACAACAGCGTCTTCCTGGTGGCACATTTCCACAACGTGGCGGTGCCCGGCGTGCTCTTCGGCATGCTCGCCGGCTATCACTACTGGTTCCCCAAGGCATTCGGCTTTCGTCTGAACGAGCGCTGGGGCAGGATCTCCGCGCTGTGCTGGATCGTCGGTTTCATGCTGGCGTTTTTTCCGCTCTACGCGTTGGGATTGATGGGGCTGCCGCGGCGTACCGTGGCATATTCGGAACCCGCGTACGTGCCGCTGGAGTGGGTGGCGCTGCTTGGCGCGTGCATCGTCGTGGTGGCGCTCGTCGCGCTCGTCGTGCAGCTATGGGTCTCGATCACGCACCGCGACGCGAACCGGGTGTTCGTGGGCGACCCCTGGGATGGACGCACCCTCGAATGGTCGGTCTCGGCCCCTCCTCCGGAATACAATTTCGCGAAGATTCCCGAGGTCGGCGAGCGGGATGCGTTCACGGTCGCCAAGGCGGCGGGCCGCGCCTACCAGCGGCATGCGACGTACGAGGACATCGAAGTGCCAAGGAACAGCGCGCTGGGACCGGTGGTGGGTGCCATCGGCTTTGTCTTGGCCTTCGGTCTCGTTTGGCATATCTGGTGGCTGACGATCCTGTCGACGGCGGCGGCGCTCGCCACGATGATACTGCGCGGTTTCGCCCGCGATACCACCCGGCTGGTCGGCGCGCGGGAGGTGCAGGAAGCGCATGATCGCTGGATCGACGCGGCGCTCGCGACAGCGGCCATATCGCGTGCCGTCGAGGGCACCCCGGCCAACCAGGGTCTGGCGCAGCATCCGGTTCACGGGACCGCACCATGA
- a CDS encoding DUF2254 domain-containing protein, protein MYAKWRWIARRIFKRIWFRATLFSLLGVVSALVSVGLRQYIPDSMSTKIGADAVDNILGIIASSMLAVTTFSLSTMVSAYGSATGNATPRATSLLVEDATTQNALSAFIGSFLFSLVGIITLSTGAYGSKGRVVLFIVTIGVIILIVYTLLTWIDHLSRLGHLGETTDRVEGAAKGAIMDRARRPYMGGRAFPAGSSLPLTARPLYARKIGYVQLIDMPSLRKISDKTSGHIYVHAIPGTFAETTMPIAWVDDIDAHQEEGIIAAFVIGTRRSYEQDPRFGVSVMAEIASRALSPAVNDPGTAIDVIGRGIRVFSLLANPGDAPPKSPECARVFVRGIDLQDVFDDFFAPIARDGAGTVEVGMRLQKALAALARIDSPGFRLAAQRHSALALQRAEMALSLESDKTRLRSLQVRSQDEFGNIASWRQ, encoded by the coding sequence ATGTACGCAAAATGGCGCTGGATCGCTCGACGTATTTTCAAACGGATCTGGTTCCGGGCCACCCTTTTTTCGCTCCTGGGGGTCGTCTCCGCACTGGTATCGGTCGGTTTGCGGCAGTACATCCCCGATTCGATGTCGACGAAGATCGGTGCCGATGCGGTCGACAACATTCTCGGCATCATCGCGTCCAGCATGCTCGCCGTGACGACGTTCTCGCTCAGCACCATGGTCTCCGCCTACGGTTCCGCCACCGGCAACGCCACGCCTCGCGCGACGTCCTTGCTGGTGGAGGATGCCACCACGCAAAACGCGCTGTCCGCCTTCATCGGTTCGTTTCTCTTCAGTCTGGTGGGAATCATTACTCTCAGTACCGGGGCGTATGGCAGCAAGGGGCGCGTCGTTCTGTTCATCGTAACGATCGGCGTAATCATTTTGATCGTCTATACGCTCCTGACATGGATCGACCACCTGTCGCGATTAGGTCACCTTGGCGAGACAACCGACCGCGTCGAGGGCGCGGCGAAAGGCGCCATCATGGATCGGGCGCGACGGCCGTACATGGGCGGCCGCGCCTTTCCCGCCGGCAGCAGCCTTCCGCTCACCGCTCGCCCGCTGTACGCCAGGAAAATCGGGTATGTTCAACTGATCGACATGCCGTCGTTACGAAAAATTTCCGATAAGACTTCCGGCCATATTTATGTTCATGCGATACCGGGCACCTTTGCGGAAACGACGATGCCGATCGCATGGGTAGACGATATCGATGCGCATCAGGAAGAAGGAATCATCGCCGCCTTTGTAATCGGTACACGGCGCTCGTACGAACAGGACCCCCGCTTCGGCGTGTCGGTCATGGCCGAGATCGCGTCGCGTGCCCTATCCCCGGCCGTCAACGATCCGGGGACCGCGATCGATGTGATCGGAAGAGGGATAAGAGTGTTCTCCCTGCTGGCCAATCCGGGCGATGCGCCGCCGAAGTCACCCGAATGCGCCCGCGTTTTCGTGCGCGGCATCGACCTGCAGGATGTCTTCGACGATTTTTTCGCACCGATTGCGAGAGACGGTGCCGGGACCGTGGAAGTGGGCATGCGGTTACAGAAAGCGCTGGCGGCCCTGGCACGAATCGATTCGCCGGGATTTCGCCTCGCCGCGCAAAGGCACTCGGCCCTGGCCCTGCAGCGCGCCGAAATGGCCCTGAGCCTCGAAAGCGACAAAACGCGGCTACGCAGCCTTCAAGTGCGCAGTCAGGACGAATTTGGAAACATCGCATCGTGGCGACAGTAA
- a CDS encoding class II aldolase and adducin N-terminal domain-containing protein — MALSVEEQARIDLAATFRILAHLGMHEAVANHLSAAVSPDGKRFLINPKWKHFSRIRASDLLLLDADDAASAHHPDVDATAWSIHGQIHRRLPDARAVLHLHPVYTTAVACLATPHVPPIDQNTARYFNRIAIDDMYGGMADTEAEGARLAALLGDRRRLLMGNHGVMVIGANIGEAFDDIWTLERACQILVTAWSTGRPLRILSDDVAEKTARGWEQIPDFSRRHFEEMKQLMIEADASLLD; from the coding sequence ATGGCCTTGTCTGTCGAGGAACAAGCCCGCATCGACCTTGCGGCAACCTTCCGTATCCTGGCCCATCTGGGCATGCACGAAGCGGTGGCGAATCATCTGAGCGCGGCGGTCTCGCCGGATGGCAAACGGTTTCTGATCAACCCGAAGTGGAAGCATTTTTCGCGCATCCGCGCCAGCGATCTGCTGTTGCTGGATGCCGACGATGCCGCGAGCGCGCACCACCCGGACGTGGATGCGACCGCCTGGTCCATCCACGGGCAGATTCACCGGCGGCTGCCGGACGCGCGCGCCGTGCTGCATCTGCATCCGGTCTACACCACGGCCGTCGCCTGCCTCGCCACGCCGCACGTTCCGCCGATCGATCAGAACACCGCCCGCTATTTCAACCGCATCGCCATCGACGACATGTACGGCGGCATGGCCGACACCGAGGCCGAAGGGGCGCGCCTCGCCGCGCTGTTGGGCGACAGGCGGCGTTTGTTGATGGGCAACCACGGCGTGATGGTGATCGGCGCGAACATCGGCGAGGCGTTCGACGATATCTGGACCCTGGAGCGTGCCTGTCAGATCCTGGTGACGGCGTGGTCGACGGGCAGGCCGCTGCGCATCCTGTCCGACGATGTCGCCGAGAAAACGGCGCGCGGCTGGGAACAGATCCCGGATTTCTCCCGCCGGCATTTCGAAGAAATGAAACAACTGATGATCGAAGCCGATGCCTCGCTGCTGGACTGA
- a CDS encoding cytochrome o ubiquinol oxidase subunit IV — MTNTQQDADDAAELKRQERHDLRVYLAGAGLALLLTLASFALLHPLGTMRLPAGIIIGVLALVQMVVHFRCFLHIGFTHKREDLHLILFSTLVLTIMVAGTVWIMGGLALRMAMSSMP; from the coding sequence ATGACGAATACGCAGCAGGACGCCGACGACGCCGCGGAGCTGAAGCGGCAGGAACGCCACGATCTGCGCGTCTATCTGGCGGGCGCGGGCCTGGCGCTGCTGCTGACGCTGGCGTCGTTCGCGCTATTGCATCCGCTCGGCACGATGCGTTTGCCCGCGGGCATCATCATCGGCGTGCTCGCGCTGGTGCAGATGGTCGTGCATTTTCGTTGCTTTTTGCATATCGGCTTTACCCACAAACGGGAAGATCTCCACCTGATCCTGTTCTCGACACTGGTGCTCACCATCATGGTGGCCGGCACGGTGTGGATCATGGGCGGGCTGGCGCTGCGCATGGCGATGTCGTCGATGCCTTGA
- a CDS encoding HdeA/HdeB family chaperone encodes MKRLTAALLPCILLAFTNASFAATPMEVTPSKMKCEDFVAMGSAYQPAMIYWVVGVDKLGVRETDRLVVDTVQPVADVIAECKKTPDAMFMGKVREMVKAKKLPFLKTYAHN; translated from the coding sequence ATGAAACGCCTTACTGCCGCGCTGTTGCCGTGTATTCTGCTGGCTTTCACCAACGCCTCATTTGCCGCAACACCGATGGAGGTCACGCCGTCGAAGATGAAATGCGAAGATTTCGTTGCGATGGGTTCCGCTTACCAGCCCGCGATGATTTACTGGGTAGTGGGCGTCGACAAGCTCGGCGTGCGGGAAACGGACAGGCTCGTCGTGGACACGGTTCAGCCTGTCGCCGACGTGATCGCCGAATGCAAGAAAACGCCCGATGCGATGTTCATGGGCAAGGTCCGGGAAATGGTCAAGGCGAAGAAACTGCCGTTCCTCAAGACCTACGCCCATAACTAA
- a CDS encoding ABC transporter substrate-binding protein translates to MTALHRIVRPIALGLIGIVVATGAMAASGFKQDGTIVAGSDATFFPYEYMNNNQPAGFDIELLDGLGRIMGRKVETVDTRFPNLITGLEGGRFDVTNSSMYITAERLKVIDMIPYLKSGESILTLKGSDYQPRRPEDFCGHKLGSMGATSWLQQMHRLSDDYCVRNGLKPIAVSEYATDPETTQALLAHAVEAQITDAAVARGVIEKLGGRVVISSRTLIYPVLNGIGVRKGNDAVKNALTDALKKYRATPEYAALLKKYHFEAPTDADIRELMPKS, encoded by the coding sequence ATGACAGCATTACACAGGATTGTCCGTCCCATCGCCCTGGGCCTGATCGGCATCGTCGTGGCGACGGGCGCGATGGCGGCTTCGGGATTCAAGCAGGACGGCACGATCGTCGCGGGTTCGGACGCGACCTTTTTTCCGTATGAATACATGAACAACAATCAGCCTGCGGGATTCGATATCGAACTCCTCGACGGGCTGGGCAGGATCATGGGACGCAAGGTGGAAACCGTCGATACGCGGTTTCCCAACCTGATCACGGGGCTCGAGGGCGGGCGTTTCGACGTGACGAATTCGTCCATGTACATCACGGCCGAACGCCTCAAGGTGATCGACATGATCCCTTATCTGAAAAGCGGCGAGTCCATCCTCACGCTCAAGGGAAGCGACTATCAACCCAGGCGCCCGGAAGACTTTTGCGGCCACAAGCTCGGCTCGATGGGCGCCACGTCGTGGTTGCAGCAGATGCACAGGCTGTCGGACGATTACTGCGTCAGGAACGGCCTCAAGCCCATCGCGGTGAGCGAATACGCCACCGACCCGGAAACGACCCAGGCGCTGCTGGCGCACGCCGTGGAGGCGCAGATCACGGACGCGGCGGTCGCCCGCGGCGTGATCGAGAAGCTCGGCGGCCGCGTGGTGATCTCCTCCAGGACGCTGATCTATCCGGTGTTGAATGGAATCGGTGTTCGCAAGGGCAACGACGCCGTCAAAAACGCCTTGACCGACGCACTGAAGAAATACCGTGCCACGCCGGAATACGCCGCGCTCCTGAAAAAATACCACTTCGAAGCCCCCACCGACGCCGACATCCGCGAACTGATGCCGAAGTCCTGA
- a CDS encoding cytochrome c oxidase subunit 3: protein MKHEAPKYPGLNLSATHGKDDEAAETLIFGFWVFLMSDAILFGMVFATYVTSLHATAGGPGPRQLYDTGSIFIETLLLLISSLTFGMASLALKYKRGTTRLVAWLAVTLLLGIAFLVLELHDFSDMFAKGGVPGRSGFLSAFFDLVPLHGLHVLGGCIWLLALFGQIARYGLDSKTKLGIMRLALFWHFLDIVWIAIFSIVYLTALT, encoded by the coding sequence ATGAAACACGAAGCACCCAAGTATCCCGGCTTGAACCTGAGCGCCACGCATGGCAAGGACGACGAAGCGGCCGAGACGCTGATATTCGGCTTCTGGGTGTTCCTCATGAGCGATGCCATCCTGTTCGGCATGGTTTTCGCCACGTATGTGACGTCGCTGCACGCGACCGCGGGCGGTCCCGGTCCGCGTCAGCTGTATGACACAGGCAGCATCTTCATCGAGACCCTGCTGCTCTTGATCAGCAGCCTGACGTTCGGCATGGCGTCGCTCGCGCTCAAATACAAGCGGGGCACGACGCGGCTGGTCGCATGGCTGGCCGTGACGCTGCTCCTCGGCATCGCCTTTCTGGTCCTGGAACTTCACGATTTCAGCGACATGTTCGCCAAGGGAGGCGTTCCCGGCCGTAGCGGCTTTCTTTCCGCGTTCTTCGACCTGGTTCCCCTGCACGGGCTTCACGTCCTGGGGGGCTGTATCTGGCTGCTCGCCCTGTTCGGCCAGATCGCGCGCTACGGCCTGGACAGCAAGACAAAGCTGGGCATCATGCGGCTGGCCCTGTTCTGGCATTTTCTGGACATCGTCTGGATCGCGATTTTCTCGATTGTTTACCTGACGGCGCTGACATGA